In Vicia villosa cultivar HV-30 ecotype Madison, WI linkage group LG7, Vvil1.0, whole genome shotgun sequence, the DNA window GAACATAAATATTGCTGGGGTTTATTTAGTTTAATGAAGAATCCCCACCTAGTTATAATAGATATTGAAATATATGCGAGtcattgtagagaatccaatttactCTGCGAGCCATGCTAGAAAAAGAAATGGGTAATAAGAAATGTATCGCATGGGCTTTCTTGTTGACGCTGAGGGGAGGAAAAGGTTTATGTACAACAAAATCACAAGCACAACAAAAGTCACAGCCACAACCAGAAAGAGATTGGCCAACCAATTTAGTGGACTGATAACTGTGTAGAAACCAGCCATGAAAGCCAAAGTTAGTGAAATGAGAGCGATTCCAAGAAGTGGCATAACAATTTTGAGTGAGGAAGTGACTAGTTGAGATAATCCAAGTGTTGCCCAAAAAAGTATGATAGTAGCACTAATAGAACTAAACAATGATATTGTGATGAAGAAGGTGAAAAAATGGAACATTGTATGATATAGGTTGTATGCTCTTCCATTTGCTTCACCTGGAACAGCAAAACATGCTGCTACAGAAGCAGTGATTATAAGGGTTGAAACCAATATAAGAGTCTCTACTCTATCTTTATATTGGACGTCAGAGCCtgccaaaaaaaaatattgtggAGTATTGGAGACAGTTTTGTCACTTTCATTCGGCTTTGAGCCACTTTCATTCGGCTTCGAGCCACTTTCATCTGATTTCTTTGATTGTTGTGAATTTTCGACATTTCGTCCCAATTTATTGTGGACTGCTCTTTTGAAAGTTGTTTTTACTCCAGCCGAATTCAGTGCAGAGCGTGTAAGTTGCTGCTTACATTACAAAACATGCACTAAGTTAAAAAGTATTCTAACCCAACATATTGAAAATAATGTATCTATCTTTAGTAGTACTTACTACTTACCTGTCTCGTGGACAAACGAGTGAATTGAGAAATttcattgagaacatcaagagctGTTTGGTTGTTTTCGTTAACCAGATCATAATCCACTCTTTTATCCCATGTTAAGTAAAAAACAGTTTTTGGATGAAACGATTTTGCAGCCAGATGCAAAGGTGtatttccttttttatccttttgATTTATCATCTTATGTTTCTTATCAAGTTTGCGAATTTGATCACTTTGTAGTATGTAGCGTACAACCTCATGTTTTCCATTGTTTGATGCCATGTGAAGAATATTACGTCCATGAGAAGCGTCAAGCATCTCTGTTGGATTTGGACAGTATTCTAGCAATTTCTTTACTACTTCCACATGTCCTCCATGAGAAGCTAGATGAATTGGGAAATAGCCATACTTATCCCTTTGAATCGTGCAACATTTACATAATTCAAGTAATAAATCAACACCTTCAAGATAACCTATAGATGCAGCATAATGAAGAGGAAGCCTTTTATGTTTATCTTTTGAATGGATCCAATTATGCCTGCGTTTTAGCATGATCCTCAACATTTCTGACACAAAAACATTAATATTAGCCAATATTGTCTAATAATTGCAACTTTCCTTATAAAGTATCATGATTACATACCTTGATTATGCATCATGATTGCTCCTACAAGCGGTGATAATCCCCACGGCCAACACTCGCTGCGAGACTTTTCCAATATCATGTGGACTGCATCCGTGTTCCCATTTTCAACGGCAAGATAAAGAGCAGTTTTGTTGTCATAATTAACATTATTCATTGCATATTCATAACAACAATTTGACAACGAATCCTTGACCAAATCTTCTGTTTTGAAAAGCTCACAAACTTGGAAAATCATATCCCCACCAATACTTCTCTTGTCACATAACATTGCCTCATGAAACATGGTGTTGCCTTGATgattattcaattgaacaaacACTAATAGATCATGCATATTTGACTTCTCACCATAGTCATCATAGTATCCAGGGCGTCTATCCAAGTCATAGAAGTTAGACCATGCTCTTTTTATATCAAGCCTTTTAAAATCAGTATAACCTTCTAATAGCTTTTTAATAGTTGAGATTTGTCCATCTCTTGCAGCAACATGTAATACACTGTCATGGTTATCGTTATATGTGAACAAAAGTCTTGGAGCACGTTCAATCAAAAGAGTAACAATGGCATCATTACCATTTCCTGCTGCAATATGTAGCACACTGTTTTTCATAGGAGTCTCAATGTCAGTTAGATTAGAAAAATGATCCAACAAATTCCTTGGACCTCCATATCCCAAATGATATGCTTCGCTAATCAAATTAATTTCATTGTCAAATTTGCAACATTTTTCAATGACTTCGATGACTTCTGTGGGTTCACTTTCAAGTTCATTTTCAAGTTCATTTTCACTACTACGCATCCTCTTTGATAAGTATTCATCATCTTGCCATGGTTCaactaaaaataatttgtttggtAGATAACCCCGCATATTCAAAtctcaacaattgataaaaagaacCTATCTTGAATATGtccaaaccaaaaataaaaatatgttaattaaTATTTTGGTGTAAATTCAACTTTATATATTAATGAATGATTAGAGCAAAATCGTAAAAAAATTCAACCAGTCTtgcctaataaaaataatgttagCAACAAACTCGCTAGCAGACACATTTTTAACAATATATTTATTGTCTAAATATAGTATGAATCTCACTCAATCATGTGACTCTTATATAATTTTGGGGATCTATAGTAATTTTAAacaataaaagatatttaaaaaaataaataaaattataaagaaaaattacTTCAATACGTTTATGCTGaggtttaatatatatatatatatatatatatatatatatatatatatatatatatatatatatatatatatatatatatatatatatatatatatatatatatatatatatatataagagtccttataacaaaataaaacacactTAGGATTTCTAGATCCCTTCCTTCAAACAGATAGTGCAACCACCACCTTATATGCAGTGAGACAAAAGGTTAAAACTATACAAAACAGTTTTACACTATCTTCTAATATAATTTTATCATTCAACCATAtgtcatatatttattttaaaaataaaaagtgttaTGGCGGAATACACATCCCTTATTTGTTGTTGACAATATACCTATTGCTTTTTTTCATGAGAGAAATAGATTatgcaaaaatataaaataaaataatatgcaAAAAAAGACGAAGGATTATACCCaataatgaattaaaattaaatgacatacCAAAACAATGTCTGAACTGCTTCAAGCTCGATCACTCAGTAAATTAATCAGCTGTCTCCTTTGCAAAATATATATGTGTATCATCTATATATAGTATTGTAATTGAGTCTTCAAAATTCGTTACGTGTGGAATGTTAACTATCTACTCTTTCTCCTTTTGTTCTGTTGAAGCTTCTGATGTGCAATGAAATAACGATTCTTTTCTCTATTCGCAATAAAAGATATATATCCTCCCTTTCTTCATTAGGAAGGACAAGTAAACAATTTTGCCAAAAGATTCAGATCCCATAGTTCTCCTTTCATTTAGTAGATTTAAGGCaaacattttattattaatttttaaacatATTCAGTATAAGGATTAAAACCAAtgtcataaaatataaaaagaatgaATAATTAATTGGTAGAATAAAATCTATCAGACTCGTACTCGTACATATTATCTATTCACTCATTATAATACTAAGCATTGTTTAGACTATCGGTTTTTATAAGTCTTTTGCTggtagatttgattttttagacaTTGTTTATACTgccgattttttttttttttgttttttcggtgGATTTTTAATGCACTTCTTGTGCTGATCACTATATTGCACTATTTGCCCccctttttatatattttaaaaaattgttacaaagttataaaaatactttttattattattatttgttacataagttagattattttataagcaaAATGGATTAAAGCGAACACAAGGGAAATTCAGTCCTAAAACATAAGTTCAAAAAAGAAAGACCtagaaataatttgaaaattgCCTCAAACAACTCAACAAATTATCTAATTGGTAAACGAATTCATAATCAATCGAACCCCTTCTAAAGCACCAAACCACTTCCAGGAAAAACACTTTTCTAAGAACACAATATCAATAACCCCTCTCCCTCTACAAGCCCTTTAAAAAGAATCATATTtctaagaccatctccaatggtgcaacccatttttgagttctttatgggtcccaccagccatatcatcttaaaataatttatttaatatttattttaatggtgtaattcaaatgggtcccacaactttaccttataaattaatttgattgggtatcacaattttttactagttgcattgcaatgcaactctactatgacatggaaaattgattcaatatttaattattatattaatgtctagttggagaactcattcaaaaataccaccattggagatgctctaactAATCAAGTTGACCAGAAAACAACGAAGTATAACAGAAAACGTCATTTCCTCAAAATCTCTCCCTTTAAGCATGTGCCACAATAGTGCAGGTGAGTTACTCCAAAAGACGATTTTAGTTTCAAACCTTCCACAATCCAAGAATTTATATTTATAAGTACGTAACCAAATTTGGAATGCCACATGGAAAGAGAGAAATATATGAGAGTGTGTTTCCTCATAACCAAAGCACACCAGACACACTAAGTCATGAGCATATGAAATAACCCCTCTTTTCACCAATTCATCACGTGTTTGGAGCCTGTTCAACAACAACCTCcatataaaattttgaattttactaGGAACATCGTCTTTTACATACCTGATTTAGGACATCTGATAGTTCTCTATCAATACTCGCATAAACAACACCAATGGAAATGAGCCTATTACATGCCGCTATGACAGAAAAACCATTTCCGCTTCGCCAAactaatacgaaaaacaaatataaaaacggTCGCAAAACACCTATAATAACGGTTGAACAACCATTCTTAGATAAGGTGTGGTTGTAAGTGGATTATTTACAATCACAGTTTATTGCCCGTGGTAGTAAACTGAATAGCTTGTTACATAAAACCACAATAATATTAAACAACTGTCATTGTATGTCTTTtaataagattaaaaaaatacaacactagaacaacaacaacaataacaaggacaacaagaacaagatcaacaacaaaaaccACCACAACAACTACAATAacaagaagaataagaagaagaataacaaaacaacaacaataataacaacaagaacaacaagaacaacaataacaaaaaaagaacaacaactaacattgcAAACTTGAATCCATACTTTCCTTGTCTCATTCAAGTTGGAGAAGAGGTGATGCAGTTCTGAAATTTGTTAATGAAAGAATCAAAGAAATGATGTTTTCgagttttttttatgaaagaaatgatgTTTTCGACTGGTTTAGTGGAAAAATAGAGTGTCCTAAATGAAAGATGACGTTTGGATGTAGAAAATGAAGTTCATCTAAGTTTTAGGTTTCACACAGATCACTAATAgtagtgtcttgagcgttgataatcACTAAATAAACAACCAAATTTTTTTTAAGGACGGTGAAGAAACTCAATAAGTGCGCTACATACAACAATGATTGTATTAAATAACAAttgttgtatgtcttttaataaaatataaaaaatgcagcagtagaacaacaacaatatcaagaTTTGAACTCATGACAATGCGCTACATCCAACATCAGTTGTATTAAACAATCATTGTTGAATGTCTtttgataaaatattaaaaatgtagtagtaaaacaacaacaacaacatcaagatTCGAACTCATGACCATGCGCCACTTTTTACCACGGTTTGAATTTCAACCTTAGTGGAAAGtggcttaaaaataaataaaaaacaaaattgtagGTGATGGGATTCGAACTCATGACCAGACGTCACTTCTCACTACGGTTGGAAATTCCAACCATGGTGAAAAATGggcttaaaaatgaaaataaaagaaaaatgtcTAATTGAATAGATTCTACCACTGTGGATCCTTTAGCCTTGGTGAAGTAAAATTTGGTGGCATTGCGAAATGTACTAGTTGCTGCTCACTTGATCGACAAGGAAACCTTTTCCGCAAACAACACCAAGTTACATGAAGTTGACACATGAACCGACATCCTCCCACTCTTTAGAAGTTGCTTCATTTCATCCTTAGTGAGACCTCCAGGGTAAAAAACAGTTTCATGCATAGCCTCCGTTTCGTTAAACCCTTCAAGGAATCTCTTGATTCTTATGATACTCTTCCACCTTGCGCTGCTTCTTAGGCTTAAGAAGGAGGCCATTGAAATTGAAGGAACATACATAGTTAAGCACACCATTGACATGGACAATTGTATTATAATGAAAAAGTTAATTAATATAGAATGTAGGATACAATGATAATGCATAAGATGCAAGACATAACAGTAACAGTAACAGTAACAAACATAGTTAAAAGTAAAAAACATGTTATTTACAGATAATCATATCACAAACATAACAAAAGAGAGTACAGAAAAATGAAGAAACACCAAAAGTAGAAAGGATGAGCATCATTGGTCACAAACACAAAAAGAGGAAAGTGGAAGAAACAAAGAAcataaatttagaaaaaataGATAAAGCAGATTTCATGAATACAACCAGAAAAGGAAAATCACAGTTAATTATTGGCGTCACATTGACACCACAATATAATAAACTAATTACCCCGTAATCTTTTGGAGCCGAGTTCCAAAATCTAAAATTTGAATGAAAGAGACATCAAAAACCAAAAGCCTCTTGAATAAGCTTACATCAGGAACACTCTTTAAATCACAACCACCAAGACAACAAAAAAATCAAGTATTTGcaaatcaacaaaaacaaaataatgtAACTAATCCTAACAATTTCAAATAACTAAACAAAATCAGTTATTTGCTTAAAATTGAAagctaaaataattaaaacttaatttaCTCTCTAATAAATTGAATGCAAGCTAAAATAACTTTATGCTTTGAAGACACATTTCACCAATAAGTATGTCAGTACTCAAATGATCCACACTACAACTTCTACCCTAGCTTCTCCTACAATGGTGTGatattcatcaatgatcaagagCATTAACTGTCCAACAACTTACAACATTAAATTCATTTCCATAACTATAGGTGAAATCTATAAAAACTTATTATGAATCTCAAAAGATATTAGGTTAGGGATACATTAAGCAAAAAGTAGTGTGATAACCAGTGAAAAAACTCACCAATATGTATGGAATAAGAAGATTCCATCTTCTTCTTTGCTTGAAATCGAAACACAACTCATAAACAAATCTACAAGAAAGAAGAACAGTGCAGTTTAAAAGGGTATAGTTTAGAAACCAAAAACACAAGTTAAAGCATAAAAATAAGGAGGATTGTGGGCAAGGATACACTTACAGACAATTGGAGAAGAAGATAATTCTTCTTCAAAGCTTCAAATGTGAAACCAAGAAAAAAGAGATCTTCACCCTCGCTAGAGGACACCATCGGTGTGCTTTCCGTCCTTGTCTTCATAGTTTTCCAGAGACCATAATCATCTCTCAACCAACACCGTCAGATCCGCCATTGTTGAGAATAACACACATTCCTCCTTGGTCACAAGATCGGCGTTCATCATCGCCGACCATGACACATTTCCAGATGTATATGATGAAATTCATGATTTTAGATTATGAGCCTCAATCGCAATTGCAACCTCATAATTGCTAATGTTGTAGCCTTTGAAAAAAAAGCAACCCCAATTGTGCTTGATTTAAAATTATGCAAGTGACAGGATAAAGAACCACGCCAATACATTTTGAGAATGTTTTGATAAGTTATTTCCagcaaaaaattcaaattttagaaCCCTAAATTCTAATCTTCGTCTAATGTAATAATGATTGTTAACTTTAATTGTATTTCAATGTAATAATGATTGTTAAAACAATCACAACATAGACGAGTGCAATTTAAATCCATAATAAGGTACGGTATATTTTAGCCAAATAACCATATCATATAATACGACTAGATATGCATGACCAAATACATCATTTATAAAGCAATATTATAATGATAAACATTCATTGGCATTTATTAGTACCCACGAGAGAAATATACATATTTATTACAATATAAGACCAAAAATATATATCACATACACACAAAAGGGAGACCATAATCAATAGTTTAACCAATACTACCCCCAAGGTTTAAGAACTTGATCAGTTACACATTTAGTACGTGATGCTAAATAAAGAAAGGGATAGTGAGAAATGTATCTCAACGGCTTTATAGTTGATGATGATGGAAGGAAAAGGAGTATGTATAACAAAACTACAACAATGATAAATATCACAGTCATAAACAAAAATACATTGGCCAATCAACTAAGTTTACTGGTGACATTGTAGAGACCAGCCATGAAAGCCAAAGATAATCAAATGAGAGCGATTCCAAGAAGTGACATTACAATTTTGAGAGTGAAAGTcacaaattcagttaaaccaagTGTTGCCCTAAAGAGTATTATTGTAGAACTTATGGAACTGAAGAATGATATTGTAATGAAAATAACGAAAAAATCGAAACATTGCATGATTTAGGTTATTCGCTTTTCCATCGGCTTCACTAGGAACAACTAAACATGCTGCTACTGATGCTGTTATTATAAGGGTTGAAACAACTGTGAGGTTTTCTAATCTGTCCTTATATCTTTCTgaaaccttttctttttctttacttTGTTGGGATGCTTCAGCGTGGAGTCTTACTTTTTTTGGACCTTGCTTTGCACCAACAGATTTCAATGCAGTCCATGTAAGATGCTGTAAATATTGTAAACATTGTTAACATTATTAACAATTTCTAAACCGGTTTGTAAGAATTTTTAAATCACTATTTGTTACAGTTTAATACCAATTTAATTattcatttgaaatttttagagcTTAAATGAGGATAGAACTACTTACCTGTCTCAGAGATGATTTTACAACCTCGTAAAGTGCATTAACAATGTCAAGAGCTGTTTCATTGTTTTTGTTAACCAAATCAAGACTCActatattgtttttttaataagaaaCTGATATTAATAAGGAGTATGATGGATACTCCAACCGTCAACAATAAAgcggaaaactcctacttctcaAAACAATTGAGAGGAAGGATATTCCATATGTGAAAATTACAATTATCCGAAAGAACATAGAAAGATTGAAGCCAAGTCCAAGATAAATAAACTACTCCcgttgtgagattttggatcgaactctagtatggccgaagggtagcttcttggttcgacagggttaagcatgatgtcgaagattgttcacatgcttgtgtcgaagatgctagggttgttagcatgttaaattaggttttagtgtttaaaccctaatttgttaagttagcttgtttattaagttggcttgtgtaatgggccttgtggaaaaagcccattagttagtatgttaggttttattataaatagcatactagtctctcatcattgctaagctgcaaatcctaatttagggtgagagaggttatttgttattcttgtaaacttgtaatcttgttttaagagaaagtaaaagaatagcagttataaccaattcttgtgttcttattctcttccctaattccctattatactttgttattggtatcgtttttcacaacaaattggtgcggtgagcgtggagaagatgccgtcaacaaagtatgagattgaaaagttcaccggagtgaatgatttcggtctgtggcgcttgaagatgaaagccctactggttcagcagggttgtttggaagcgttgaagggagaggcagccatgaatgctgcattaacggcagcggagaagacgactatgattgagaaggcacacagcgcaattttgttgagccttggtgataaggttctcaggcaggtatcaaaggagacgacggcatcagggttatgggtgaaacttgaaagtttgtatatgaccaaatcgctggtaaatcgactctacctgaagcaagctttgtattcattcaagatgattgaagacaaagtattggctgagcagttggatatgttcaacaagctgattcttgatcttgaaaatattgatgtgaagatcgatgatgaagatcaagcgctgttactattgtgttctttgcctcgatcacatgctcacttcaaagaaactctcttgtatggaagggagtccctgacgtttgaagaagttcaatcagccttgtactctaaggacttgaatgaacgaaaggagcataaaccctcgactgttggcgaaggtttggccgttaaaggaaaactcttacgaaaggatggtaagttcgacaagaagaaaggcaaaagccagtcgaagtcttacagtggcgaagcatctggcattcgatgctatcattgtaaaaaggagggtcacacaagaaaggtgtgccctgaacgcttgaaatatcatggaggtaaggataatggcaacgctgccattgttcaagatgatttcgaatcatctgatgttcttgtggtttcaagcagtgactctaagaaggagtggattatggattcaggttgcacttggcacatgactccaaacaaagacttgttcgaggaattatgtgatcaagatggtggatccgtattgctgggaaacaacaaggcttgcaagattgcaggtattggatctattagattcaagctccatgatgagtcaataaggttgttgactgaagtcaggtttgttcctgatttgaagagaaatctgctttctcttggtgaattcgacaagaaaggatatgttttctaaggagagaaaagtatcctaagagtcatgaagggttcgaaggaagtcttgagaggcgtgaaaaaacaaggcttgtatacccttgaggctgaagttgtaagtggtttgacaaatgttgtatccacgaaacctttgtcgaagacagaaatctggcacatgagattgggccatgtcagtgaaaggggtctggtcgaattagggaaacaaaatctgcttggtggagacaaagtcgaaaagctgaagttttgtgaaccctgtgtacttggaaaatcttgcagagtgaagttcaacaaaggcaaacaaagaacacatggatcccttgattacatccatgctgatctttgggggcctgcaaggtgtccatcacattcaggagcaaggtattttctatccatagtagatgattattccagaaaattatgggtattcatccagaagactaaggatgaaac includes these proteins:
- the LOC131617902 gene encoding protein ACCELERATED CELL DEATH 6-like, yielding MRGYLPNKLFLVEPWQDDEYLSKRMRSSENELENELESEPTEVIEVIEKCCKFDNEINLISEAYHLGYGGPRNLLDHFSNLTDIETPMKNSVLHIAAGNGNDAIVTLLIERAPRLLFTYNDNHDSVLHVAARDGQISTIKKLLEGYTDFKRLDIKRAWSNFYDLDRRPGYYDDYGEKSNMHDLLVFVQLNNHQGNTMFHEAMLCDKRSIGGDMIFQVCELFKTEDLVKDSLSNCCYEYAMNNVNYDNKTALYLAVENGNTDAVHMILEKSRSECWPWGLSPLVGAIMMHNQEMLRIMLKRRHNWIHSKDKHKRLPLHYAASIGYLEGVDLLLELCKCCTIQRDKYGYFPIHLASHGGHVEVVKKLLEYCPNPTEMLDASHGRNILHMASNNGKHEVVRYILQSDQIRKLDKKHKMINQKDKKGNTPLHLAAKSFHPKTVFYLTWDKRVDYDLVNENNQTALDVLNEISQFTRLSTRQQLTRSALNSAGVKTTFKRAVHNKLGRNVENSQQSKKSDESGSKPNESGSKPNESDKTVSNTPQYFFLAGSDVQYKDRVETLILVSTLIITASVAACFAVPGEANGRAYNLYHTMFHFFTFFITISLFSSISATIILFWATLGLSQLVTSSLKIVMPLLGIALISLTLAFMAGFYTVISPLNWLANLFLVVAVTFVVLVILLYINLFLPSASTRKPMRYISYYPFLFLAWLAE